A region of Paenibacillus thiaminolyticus DNA encodes the following proteins:
- a CDS encoding phage tail protein codes for MATARTKVYREKLARAAAGMDPMVKITHIAIGTGGVDASGVPKPLTGDETSLFNEVFRKEVRTTMPEPATVRYSLSVQAQNDGLAGAGINEVALFDADGALAAIKTTTTKNLEANDELEFDFDALF; via the coding sequence ATGGCAACCGCAAGAACGAAAGTATATCGCGAGAAGCTGGCTCGTGCTGCGGCCGGAATGGATCCTATGGTGAAAATCACGCATATCGCCATCGGCACCGGCGGCGTAGATGCGTCCGGCGTTCCGAAGCCGTTGACCGGGGACGAAACCAGCCTGTTTAATGAAGTTTTTCGCAAAGAAGTAAGGACAACTATGCCCGAACCGGCTACGGTACGTTATTCTTTATCCGTCCAGGCCCAAAATGACGGTTTAGCTGGTGCGGGAATCAACGAAGTGGCCCTCTTTGATGCTGACGGGGCACTGGCCGCAATCAAGACGACGACGACCAAAAACCTGGAAGCAAATGACGAGCTTGAATTTGACTTCGATGCACTTTTTTAA